A region of Moorena producens PAL-8-15-08-1 DNA encodes the following proteins:
- the sufD gene encoding Fe-S cluster assembly protein SufD, with product MTMEVSVKREVSYLSALLEQCRQDNPVEMDWLQELSNHARGIAQELAIPTTKDEEWRFTDLSPLLQETFEAAVAVDTSTLDISPVVLPEAINSRLVFVNGIYAPELSSVAGLPEGVFVGNLAELPSEYQSRIADYLGKQQGATDVFTLLNTAGLTDVAVIWLPRNTEVTVPIHLLFVSMADGVPRLFQPRCLVVAEAGSQLSLVEEYWQGQEENSAQGVYLTNSVTEVWVGENARVTHIRVDGESNQAFHVGKSAIAQARNSFYSCHGVAFGGKLSRHTLEVFQMGEGTETILNGLTAISEQQLADTHSAVMLNHPNGISDQLQKCIIDGSAHAVFNGKVSVPQPAQLTNAAQLNRNLLLSPKARVDTKPQLEITADNVKCSHGATVSQLEADEVFYLQSRGLKETDARNLLIDAFVAEILNQIPLASLRQRLSEIVISSKRERNNVQQ from the coding sequence ATGACTATGGAAGTTTCTGTAAAACGGGAGGTTTCTTATTTGTCGGCACTGCTAGAGCAATGTCGCCAGGATAATCCAGTTGAGATGGATTGGTTACAAGAGCTAAGTAACCACGCTAGGGGGATTGCTCAGGAGTTGGCGATTCCCACCACTAAAGATGAGGAATGGCGGTTTACGGATTTGTCGCCACTGTTGCAGGAGACCTTTGAGGCTGCTGTAGCTGTTGATACAAGCACCTTGGATATTAGTCCAGTAGTTTTGCCAGAGGCGATTAACAGTCGCTTAGTATTTGTAAATGGGATTTATGCCCCTGAGCTATCCTCTGTGGCTGGGTTGCCTGAAGGGGTGTTTGTGGGGAATTTGGCCGAGTTGCCATCAGAGTATCAGAGCCGAATTGCTGATTATTTGGGCAAGCAGCAGGGGGCAACCGATGTGTTTACGCTGCTCAATACTGCTGGTTTAACTGATGTGGCGGTGATCTGGTTGCCGAGGAATACTGAGGTGACGGTTCCCATTCATCTGCTGTTTGTTTCTATGGCTGATGGGGTGCCTAGGCTGTTTCAGCCCCGTTGTTTGGTAGTGGCGGAGGCCGGTAGTCAGCTGAGTTTAGTTGAAGAGTATTGGCAAGGTCAAGAGGAAAATAGCGCCCAGGGTGTTTATTTGACCAATTCCGTGACCGAGGTATGGGTTGGGGAGAATGCCAGAGTGACTCATATCCGGGTTGATGGGGAAAGTAACCAGGCTTTCCATGTGGGCAAGAGTGCGATCGCACAAGCTCGGAATAGTTTTTATAGTTGCCATGGGGTAGCCTTTGGAGGGAAGTTATCTCGCCATACTCTGGAAGTGTTTCAGATGGGTGAAGGAACCGAAACGATTCTAAATGGCTTAACCGCGATTAGTGAGCAACAGTTAGCAGATACTCATAGTGCGGTGATGTTGAATCATCCCAATGGGATCAGTGATCAGCTGCAAAAGTGCATTATAGATGGTAGTGCTCATGCGGTGTTTAATGGTAAGGTTTCTGTTCCTCAACCAGCCCAGTTGACAAATGCAGCTCAGTTGAATCGTAATTTGTTGCTATCGCCGAAGGCTAGAGTTGATACCAAGCCTCAGTTGGAGATTACAGCTGATAATGTCAAATGTTCCCACGGTGCTACAGTCAGTCAGCTGGAAGCGGATGAAGTCTTCTATTTGCAAAGTCGTGGACTAAAGGAAACCGATGCCCGTAACCTGTTGATTGATGCGTTTGTAGCAGAAATACTCAATCAAATTCCCCTAGCTTCTCTTCGCCAAAGACTTTCGGAAATAGTCATTAGTTCAAAACGGGAACGGAATAACGTTCAACAGTAA
- a CDS encoding SufS family cysteine desulfurase has product MTLTQEKTIADQVRADFPILHQEVNGKPLIYFDNAATAQKPVAVLDALRHYYEMDNANVHRGVHTLSTRATDGYEGARDKVASFVNAQSRQEIVFTRNASEAINLVAYSWGLENLHQGDEIILSVMEHHSNLVPWQIIAQKTGAVLKYVGLTETQEFDLQQFRQLISEKTKLVSVVHVSNTLGCINPVEDIIAIAHDYGARVMIDACQSVPHMPIDVQAMNCDWLVASGHKMCASTGIGFLYGKLDLLEAMPPFLGGGEMIAEVFLDHSTYGDLPHKFEAGTPAIAQAIALGAAVDYLTGLGMDTIHSYEEELTAYLFKQLQEIPDLIMYGPQPTIDGKGRAALATFNVKGLDASDVSTLLDQDGVAIRSGNHCTQPLHHRLGVTGTARASLYFYNTLEEIDQFIVALKETIEFFRSAME; this is encoded by the coding sequence ATGACCTTAACTCAAGAAAAAACCATTGCTGATCAAGTCCGGGCTGACTTCCCTATTTTGCACCAGGAGGTTAACGGTAAACCGCTGATTTACTTCGATAATGCGGCTACTGCCCAGAAACCGGTAGCGGTACTGGATGCACTGCGCCACTACTACGAAATGGACAATGCTAATGTTCACCGAGGTGTCCATACCCTTAGCACTAGAGCGACAGACGGTTATGAGGGGGCACGGGATAAGGTAGCTAGTTTTGTAAATGCCCAGTCACGACAAGAGATTGTTTTTACCCGCAATGCTTCGGAAGCGATTAACTTAGTGGCTTACAGCTGGGGTTTGGAAAATCTGCACCAGGGAGATGAAATTATTCTCTCGGTGATGGAACACCACAGCAATCTGGTGCCTTGGCAAATTATTGCTCAGAAAACTGGGGCGGTACTAAAGTATGTGGGATTGACGGAGACTCAGGAGTTTGATTTACAACAGTTCCGACAGCTGATTTCTGAGAAAACCAAGCTGGTAAGTGTGGTTCATGTTTCCAATACTTTGGGATGTATTAATCCGGTAGAGGACATTATTGCGATCGCACACGACTATGGCGCTAGGGTAATGATTGATGCTTGCCAAAGTGTCCCCCATATGCCCATTGATGTCCAAGCTATGAATTGTGATTGGCTAGTGGCATCCGGTCATAAAATGTGTGCTTCCACAGGGATTGGTTTTCTGTATGGGAAACTGGACTTACTCGAAGCGATGCCTCCATTTTTAGGTGGTGGTGAAATGATTGCAGAGGTATTTCTGGACCACTCCACCTATGGCGATTTACCCCATAAATTTGAAGCAGGGACACCAGCCATTGCTCAAGCGATCGCACTTGGTGCTGCGGTAGACTATCTGACTGGCTTGGGTATGGATACTATCCATAGCTATGAAGAGGAATTAACGGCTTATTTGTTTAAGCAGTTGCAGGAAATTCCCGATCTAATCATGTATGGTCCCCAACCAACAATAGATGGTAAAGGTAGGGCAGCCTTAGCAACATTTAATGTTAAAGGATTGGATGCTAGTGATGTGTCTACGCTTTTGGATCAAGACGGTGTAGCAATTCGTTCTGGAAATCATTGTACTCAACCTTTGCACCATCGTTTAGGAGTCACTGGTACAGCACGAGCTAGTTTGTATTTTTATAATACTCTTGAAGAGATTGATCAGTTTATTGTGGCGTTGAAAGAAACAATAGAATTTTTTAGAAGTGCTATGGAGTGA
- a CDS encoding Rpn family recombination-promoting nuclease/putative transposase translates to MVFPLPDKYIDLLTDFGFKRVFGTEPNKALLIDFLNTLLPPHHHLKDVTFKNPEFLGNTLVDRRAIFDIYCQSETGERFIVEMQKAKQNLFKDRSVYYSTFPIQEQAQQGFWNYELTAVYTVGILDFVFDDHKHDSELLHVVELKNQHCEVFYDKLKFIYVELPKFTKSLEQLESHFDKWLFLFKHLAQLNEPPLPLQEDVFAQLFDVAEIANFSSTEQALYQDSLKVYRDMYNVTQTLIDETLEQGI, encoded by the coding sequence ATGGTTTTCCCGTTGCCAGATAAATACATTGACCTGCTCACGGATTTCGGCTTTAAACGTGTCTTTGGCACTGAGCCAAATAAGGCACTGCTAATCGACTTCTTAAATACTCTGTTGCCTCCTCATCATCACCTGAAGGATGTCACCTTTAAGAATCCAGAGTTTTTGGGCAATACTTTAGTGGATCGAAGGGCTATTTTTGATATTTATTGTCAGAGCGAGACTGGTGAACGGTTCATCGTAGAAATGCAGAAGGCTAAGCAAAATTTGTTCAAGGATAGAAGTGTCTATTATTCTACTTTCCCGATCCAAGAACAGGCGCAACAGGGATTTTGGAACTATGAGCTCACGGCAGTTTATACGGTTGGCATTTTAGATTTTGTATTTGATGACCACAAGCACGATTCGGAACTGCTACATGTGGTGGAGTTAAAAAATCAGCACTGTGAAGTGTTCTACGATAAGCTCAAGTTTATTTATGTTGAGCTACCTAAATTTACCAAGTCTCTTGAGCAGCTGGAGTCCCATTTTGACAAGTGGTTATTTTTATTCAAACACCTAGCCCAGTTGAATGAACCCCCATTACCGTTGCAAGAGGATGTGTTTGCCCAACTATTTGATGTGGCAGAAATTGCCAATTTCTCATCTACAGAGCAAGCGCTGTACCAGGATAGCCTAAAGGTCTACCGGGATATGTACAATGTTACCCAAACCTTGATTGATGAAACCTTGGAACAAGGTATATAG
- a CDS encoding plasmid mobilization protein: MKTIKMTIRLTEYEKKKLAQEAEKRGMNQSEVLRSLIARFPDPKDSV; encoded by the coding sequence ATGAAAACTATAAAAATGACAATCCGTTTAACCGAATACGAAAAGAAAAAATTAGCACAAGAGGCAGAGAAGAGAGGAATGAACCAATCTGAGGTACTTAGAAGTTTAATAGCTCGCTTTCCCGATCCCAAGGACTCTGTGTAA
- a CDS encoding RNA-guided endonuclease InsQ/TnpB family protein has product MRAAYQYRLRLTKSQETEVERWLDMLRCQYNYLLADRFNWYEQNRCSINSCPLVCYLPDLRNNPDYFSQKKTLPQLKKDRPWYGVVQSQVLQDCVKRVDLAFKRFLKGDSNGKKSGRPRFKGKNRYKSFTFPSLSKNPIQGNILTLPKFGKVKMIYHRPIPEGFKIKTATITRKADGYYVTLSIQDDTVPDIIPVDGVINPVGIDMGLKSFLVKSDGSEVPIPQYYRKAQKRLKKIQQSVSRSKKGSINRKKAVNRLGKAHKKVADTRKDFHFKTAKELLDNHDLVAHEKLNIKGLAKTKLAKSVLDAGWGQFLSILSVKAENAGLVTKAVNPRNTSQNCSNCGKRVPKKLKDRIHSCPHCGYVADRDVNAAINILNLAVGHPVTSKAYRVTEGIPGVGKKPTL; this is encoded by the coding sequence ATGAGAGCAGCCTATCAATACCGGCTAAGATTGACTAAGTCGCAAGAAACGGAAGTAGAAAGATGGCTGGACATGCTCCGATGTCAATATAACTACTTACTGGCGGACAGGTTTAACTGGTATGAACAAAATCGCTGCTCTATTAACTCTTGTCCTCTTGTTTGTTATTTGCCGGATTTACGAAATAATCCCGACTATTTTTCCCAGAAAAAGACTCTACCTCAACTAAAGAAGGATAGACCTTGGTACGGAGTTGTTCAATCTCAAGTTTTACAAGATTGCGTAAAGAGAGTTGATCTTGCCTTTAAACGATTTCTTAAGGGTGACAGCAACGGAAAGAAAAGTGGGAGACCTCGATTTAAGGGAAAAAACAGATATAAATCGTTTACATTCCCTTCGCTTTCCAAAAATCCAATACAAGGAAATATTTTGACTCTTCCAAAATTCGGGAAAGTCAAAATGATTTATCACAGACCCATTCCAGAAGGTTTTAAGATCAAGACAGCTACTATAACCCGTAAAGCAGATGGGTATTATGTTACGCTGTCGATCCAAGATGATACTGTACCCGACATTATTCCAGTAGATGGTGTAATTAACCCTGTCGGGATAGACATGGGTCTCAAGTCTTTCCTGGTGAAGTCGGATGGTTCAGAAGTCCCTATCCCTCAGTACTATCGGAAAGCTCAAAAGCGTCTAAAGAAAATCCAACAATCTGTCAGTAGATCGAAGAAAGGGAGTATTAACAGGAAAAAGGCTGTTAACAGACTAGGGAAGGCACACAAGAAAGTAGCGGATACAAGGAAAGACTTTCATTTCAAGACCGCCAAGGAGTTACTAGACAATCACGATCTAGTTGCCCATGAAAAGCTAAATATTAAAGGTCTAGCTAAAACTAAACTAGCTAAATCTGTGTTAGACGCTGGATGGGGACAATTTCTGTCTATATTGTCAGTCAAAGCCGAAAATGCTGGACTGGTAACAAAAGCAGTAAATCCCAGAAATACAAGCCAGAACTGTTCTAACTGCGGGAAAAGAGTACCGAAGAAACTAAAAGACCGCATCCACTCTTGTCCTCATTGTGGTTATGTAGCTGACAGAGATGTAAATGCGGCGATCAATATATTGAATTTGGCGGTGGGGCATCCCGTCACAAGTAAAGCTTACCGAGTAACCGAAGGGATACCTGGTGTTGGTAAGAAGCCCACACTGTAA
- a CDS encoding IS630 family transposase: MVLPEKKTYGYRERNEEQRAEFLNYISQYAYQRFVYVDEAGVDDTEDYPYGWCDKSQRYYDLKLGHKTERISLIAASCCRQIIAPITFTGYCNTELIKMWVEFFLVPELLPGQIVIMDQASFHKSAQIKQLIEMAGCELVFLPPYSPDLNKIEKFWARLKHHLRKTLDQFDGLQNAIDNALRLLS, translated from the coding sequence TTGGTTTTACCAGAAAAAAAAACTTACGGTTACAGAGAAAGAAATGAAGAACAACGAGCCGAGTTTCTTAACTATATCAGTCAATATGCTTACCAGAGATTCGTTTATGTCGATGAAGCAGGAGTCGATGATACAGAAGATTATCCCTACGGTTGGTGTGATAAATCTCAACGATACTACGATCTAAAATTGGGACATAAAACAGAACGCATAAGCCTGATAGCTGCTTCATGTTGTCGTCAAATTATTGCCCCGATAACTTTTACAGGATACTGCAACACTGAACTGATTAAGATGTGGGTAGAATTTTTTCTAGTACCCGAGTTATTACCTGGACAAATAGTGATTATGGATCAGGCTAGTTTTCACAAATCGGCTCAGATAAAACAATTAATTGAAATGGCAGGATGTGAACTGGTATTTTTGCCCCCTTATTCACCTGATCTTAATAAAATTGAGAAATTTTGGGCAAGACTTAAACACCATTTGAGAAAAACTCTTGATCAATTTGATGGTTTACAGAATGCTATCGATAATGCTTTGCGACTTTTGTCCTAA
- a CDS encoding tetratricopeptide repeat protein, protein MKSPGEQVNQIPVANPNNLARVRSGVVNFVGRNEQLKDLHQQLQEKERIAITTVTGMAGVGKTELAIQYAQRQKQQSTYPAGICWIQVQASNPGEQLLSFAKSQLNLNPPEDWELSEQLDYCWSRWPPLDGDVLYILDDVRDYEDIEGYLPPQESRFKVLITTRKYWLSESFEQLRLEVLDEKAALELLTSFIGKSRLEKESKVASQLCNDLGYLPLGLELVGRFLKRRSDWTLARMVQELEEKLNELKPSGGMTAQRGVEAALALSWEELDSQGQWLGCLLSLFALAPIKWTLVETCLSITNTSQDSILQRWFPTFSRLISSLIPSRKDKSLEVRDWKDVIEYSLLGLNLIRETEQENYQLHQLVRKYFRSKLEQMPEGEKLKQSFCKVMVLEAQSLPQSPTKEQVDGIAPSIPHVAEAATELQQWLEDEDLILSFIGLGRFYNGQGFYKLAEPWLKQCLEVRQHRLGQNHPDVATSLNNLARLYDNQGRYSEAEPLYLQALDLFKQLLGQNHPDVASSLNNLARLYDNQGRYSEAEPLYLQALDLFKQLLGQNHPDVATSLNNLAGLYRNQGRYSEAEPLYLQALDLFKQLLGQNHPYVATSLNNLAGLYRNQGRYSEAEPLYLQALDLFKQLLGQNHPDVATSLNNLAGLYSNQGRYQEAEPLLQQALELKKQLLGQNHPDVASSLNNLAGLYDNQGRYSEAEPLYLQALELTKQLLGQNHPDVASSLNNLAGLYSNQGRYSEAEPLYLQALDLFKQLLGQNHPDVASSLNNLAGLYDNQGRYSEAEPLYLQALELTKQLLGQNHPDVATSLNNLAGLYYNQGRYQEAEPLYLQALDLFKQLLGQNHPYVATSLKNLAGLYYNQGRYSEAEPLYLQALDLFKQLLGQNHPDVASSLNNLALLYRNQGRYSEAEPLYRQALEIAEQVLGKFHPNTLQINRNLTTLQLTVLQKHD, encoded by the coding sequence CTGAAGTCGCCTGGAGAGCAGGTTAACCAAATCCCAGTTGCTAATCCTAATAATTTAGCTAGAGTACGCAGTGGAGTAGTCAATTTTGTCGGTCGGAACGAACAACTAAAAGACCTACACCAACAGCTTCAAGAAAAGGAGCGCATTGCTATCACTACTGTGACTGGTATGGCTGGAGTAGGCAAAACTGAACTTGCCATACAGTATGCTCAACGCCAGAAACAGCAATCTACCTATCCCGCTGGTATTTGTTGGATACAGGTACAAGCATCCAATCCGGGAGAACAATTGCTGAGTTTTGCCAAGTCTCAGCTTAATCTTAATCCTCCTGAAGATTGGGAGTTATCAGAGCAGTTAGACTACTGTTGGTCTCGGTGGCCGCCTTTAGATGGTGATGTCCTGTACATTCTGGATGATGTTAGAGACTATGAGGATATTGAAGGCTATCTACCACCTCAGGAATCCCGTTTCAAAGTACTAATAACGACACGTAAATATTGGTTATCAGAGTCCTTTGAACAATTGCGCCTAGAGGTGTTAGATGAGAAAGCAGCCTTGGAGTTGTTAACTTCTTTTATCGGTAAGTCAAGACTGGAAAAAGAATCAAAAGTAGCCTCTCAACTCTGTAACGACCTAGGATACCTACCTCTGGGATTGGAGTTAGTAGGACGTTTCCTCAAAAGACGGTCTGATTGGACCTTGGCCAGGATGGTACAGGAATTGGAGGAAAAGCTAAATGAACTGAAGCCATCGGGAGGAATGACAGCTCAAAGAGGGGTAGAAGCAGCCTTAGCGTTGAGCTGGGAGGAGTTAGACTCTCAAGGCCAGTGGTTGGGATGTTTGTTAAGCCTCTTTGCCTTAGCTCCAATAAAATGGACACTAGTCGAAACCTGTTTATCTATAACTAATACTAGTCAAGACTCTATCCTACAGCGTTGGTTTCCAACATTCTCACGCCTGATTTCATCACTGATTCCTTCAAGAAAGGATAAATCTCTAGAAGTTAGAGATTGGAAAGACGTAATAGAATACAGTTTATTGGGTTTGAATTTAATTCGTGAAACTGAGCAAGAGAATTATCAATTACACCAATTAGTACGTAAATATTTCCGAAGTAAACTCGAACAGATGCCGGAAGGGGAGAAGCTTAAACAGAGTTTCTGTAAGGTAATGGTACTTGAAGCACAGTCTCTCCCTCAAAGTCCCACAAAAGAGCAGGTAGACGGAATAGCACCATCCATACCTCACGTAGCAGAAGCAGCAACAGAACTACAACAATGGTTAGAGGATGAGGATTTAATTTTGTCATTTATTGGATTAGGTAGATTCTATAATGGTCAGGGATTCTACAAACTGGCAGAGCCTTGGTTAAAGCAATGTTTGGAAGTTAGGCAACACCGTTTAGGTCAAAACCACCCAGATGTAGCAACCAGCCTCAACAACCTGGCAAGACTGTACGATAACCAGGGTAGGTACTCAGAAGCCGAACCCCTCTACCTACAAGCCTTAGACCTTTTTAAACAGCTACTGGGTCAAAACCACCCAGATGTAGCATCCAGCCTCAACAACCTGGCAAGACTGTACGATAACCAGGGTAGGTACTCAGAAGCCGAACCCCTCTACCTACAAGCCTTAGACCTTTTTAAACAGCTACTGGGTCAAAACCACCCAGATGTAGCAACCAGCCTCAACAACCTGGCAGGACTGTACAGAAACCAGGGTAGGTACTCAGAAGCCGAACCCCTCTACCTACAAGCCTTAGACCTTTTTAAACAGCTACTGGGTCAAAACCACCCATATGTAGCAACCAGCCTCAACAACCTGGCAGGACTGTACAGAAACCAGGGTAGGTACTCAGAAGCCGAACCCCTCTACCTACAAGCCTTAGACCTTTTTAAACAGCTACTGGGTCAAAACCACCCAGATGTAGCAACCAGCCTCAACAACCTGGCAGGACTGTACTCTAACCAGGGGCGGTACCAAGAAGCCGAACCCCTCTTACAACAAGCACTAGAGCTGAAGAAGCAGCTACTAGGTCAAAACCACCCAGATGTAGCATCCAGCCTCAACAACCTGGCAGGACTGTACGATAACCAGGGTAGGTACTCAGAAGCCGAACCCCTCTACCTACAAGCACTAGAGCTGACGAAACAGCTGTTGGGTCAAAACCACCCAGATGTAGCATCCAGCCTCAACAACCTGGCAGGACTGTACTCTAACCAGGGTAGGTACTCAGAAGCCGAACCCCTCTACCTACAAGCACTAGACCTTTTTAAACAGCTACTGGGTCAAAACCACCCAGATGTAGCATCCAGCCTCAACAACCTGGCAGGACTGTACGATAACCAGGGTAGGTACTCAGAAGCCGAACCCCTCTACCTACAAGCACTAGAGCTGACGAAACAGCTGTTGGGTCAAAACCACCCAGATGTAGCAACCAGCCTCAACAACCTGGCAGGACTGTACTATAACCAGGGGCGGTACCAAGAAGCCGAACCCCTCTACCTACAAGCCTTAGACCTTTTTAAACAGCTACTGGGTCAAAACCACCCATATGTAGCAACCAGCCTCAAAAACCTGGCAGGACTGTACTATAACCAGGGTAGGTACTCAGAAGCCGAACCCCTCTACCTACAAGCCTTAGACCTTTTTAAACAGCTACTGGGTCAAAACCACCCAGATGTAGCATCCAGCCTCAACAACCTGGCTTTACTGTACAGAAACCAGGGGCGGTACTCAGAAGCCGAACCCCTCTATCGTCAGGCACTAGAAATAGCCGAGCAGGTATTAGGTAAATTTCATCCCAATACTCTCCAGATCAACCGCAATCTCACAACCCTACAACTTACAGTTCTACAAAAACACGATTAG
- a CDS encoding pentapeptide repeat-containing protein, with the protein MEANLQKANLWEANLQKANLVEAKLQKANLLEANLQKADLRGANLQKANLWKADLQKANLFQANLKNAMYTDESTLKATCQKLYLRYPCPTIFSENFNPKTAEMKLIKEPKDIPKDIP; encoded by the coding sequence TTGGAAGCTAATTTACAGAAAGCTAATTTATGGGAAGCTAATTTACAGAAAGCTAATTTAGTCGAGGCTAAGTTACAAAAAGCTAATTTGTTGGAAGCTAATTTACAGAAAGCTGATTTAAGGGGAGCTAATTTACAGAAAGCTAATTTATGGAAAGCTGATTTACAGAAAGCTAATCTATTCCAGGCTAATTTAAAAAATGCAATGTATACAGATGAAAGCACATTGAAAGCTACTTGCCAAAAACTTTATCTAAGATATCCTTGTCCCACCATATTTTCTGAAAATTTTAATCCTAAAACCGCCGAAATGAAACTAATAAAAGAACCTAAAGATATACCCAAAGATATACCCTAG
- a CDS encoding pentapeptide repeat-containing protein: MKLKQILNQIKIKIPRPRKTSYLDINKIAIKLYKNRQITGVKGTNLEDRYQAEKIANSPLRLVLFKCNQPLIKIEKKFLEPVLDYLNRLALIEILGLVGNLSILLGLIIFIAGEKDRRNSEIYQAWQVITAAHGQKGSGGRKEALEFLNSKPRRTPWFWLTWEEQSLSGLEAPKAYLIGIQLANADLGGANLHNAKLVDANLQKTKLFYANLQEADLGRANLQEAKLFLANLQEANLFLANLQGAGQTCRTNELLDKMMKLMLSMSGYLKN, from the coding sequence ATGAAGCTAAAACAGATACTTAATCAAATCAAAATAAAAATACCCCGTCCACGAAAAACATCATACCTAGATATCAATAAAATAGCTATTAAACTTTATAAAAACCGTCAAATAACAGGTGTAAAAGGAACTAATCTAGAAGATAGATATCAAGCAGAAAAAATTGCCAACAGTCCCTTAAGGTTAGTATTATTTAAATGTAATCAACCACTTATAAAAATAGAAAAAAAGTTTTTAGAACCAGTTTTAGACTACCTCAACAGATTGGCATTAATAGAAATATTAGGACTAGTCGGTAATTTATCTATTCTTCTAGGCTTGATCATCTTTATCGCTGGGGAAAAAGATCGGCGAAATAGTGAAATTTATCAAGCATGGCAGGTGATTACAGCTGCACATGGCCAAAAAGGCAGTGGTGGTAGAAAAGAAGCTCTAGAGTTTTTAAACTCAAAGCCTAGGCGTACTCCTTGGTTTTGGTTAACCTGGGAGGAACAAAGTTTGAGTGGTTTGGAAGCACCAAAAGCTTACTTGATAGGAATTCAACTTGCTAATGCCGATTTAGGGGGCGCTAATTTACATAATGCTAAGTTAGTCGATGCTAATTTACAGAAGACTAAGTTATTCTATGCTAATTTACAAGAGGCTGATTTAGGAAGAGCTAATTTACAAGAGGCTAAATTATTCCTTGCTAATTTACAAGAGGCTAATCTATTCCTTGCTAATTTACAGGGAGCAGGTCAAACTTGCAGAACAAATGAACTACTTGACAAAATGATGAAATTGATGTTATCTATGTCTGGCTACCTAAAAAATTAA
- a CDS encoding carbohydrate kinase family protein, which produces MTSPQVICAGEMLFDRLSNQPGKPLEQVESWTDYPGGAPANTACALVKLGIPTAFIGCIGQDQPGEILVELLKDVGVDSTGVQRHGTAPTRIVYVVRDASGDRSFAGFGDIDTTEFADTRLQADHLPTELFKEAKFLVLGTLELAYRDSKAAINQAVKLAQQHQVSIFIDVNWRPVFWNDANKAIEIIQDMIQQADFLKLTDEEGEFLFGTADPKAIAQRLDKVKGVLVTAGERGCAYYLGGNEGKLPAFSVAVQDTTGAGDGFTGGIIYQLCHRDWSSLSDPTVAKDVVTYASAVGALTTLKPGAIAAQPTLAEVEGFLSS; this is translated from the coding sequence ATGACAAGTCCCCAGGTGATCTGTGCTGGTGAAATGTTGTTTGACCGTTTGTCTAATCAGCCAGGAAAACCCCTAGAACAGGTGGAGTCTTGGACAGACTATCCCGGTGGCGCACCAGCGAATACTGCTTGTGCTTTAGTAAAGCTGGGTATACCCACTGCATTTATCGGTTGTATTGGTCAAGATCAGCCAGGAGAGATACTGGTAGAGTTGTTAAAGGACGTTGGTGTCGATAGCACGGGAGTACAGCGTCATGGTACAGCTCCCACACGGATCGTCTATGTAGTGCGAGATGCCTCAGGCGATCGCAGTTTTGCTGGATTTGGTGATATCGATACCACAGAATTCGCTGATACACGACTTCAAGCCGATCACTTGCCTACTGAACTATTTAAAGAAGCTAAGTTTCTGGTATTGGGGACTCTGGAATTAGCCTATCGAGACAGTAAGGCAGCAATTAACCAAGCGGTTAAGTTGGCACAACAACACCAGGTCTCTATCTTTATAGATGTGAACTGGCGACCGGTCTTTTGGAATGATGCCAACAAAGCGATTGAAATCATTCAAGACATGATCCAGCAAGCGGACTTCCTAAAACTCACTGATGAGGAGGGAGAGTTTTTGTTTGGCACTGCTGATCCAAAAGCGATCGCACAACGGTTGGATAAAGTCAAAGGAGTATTAGTCACAGCAGGGGAACGAGGCTGCGCCTACTATCTGGGAGGAAACGAAGGGAAATTACCAGCATTTTCTGTAGCAGTCCAGGATACAACCGGTGCCGGAGATGGCTTTACTGGTGGCATTATTTATCAACTATGCCACCGTGACTGGTCCAGTCTGAGTGATCCAACCGTTGCCAAAGATGTGGTTACCTATGCCAGTGCAGTAGGGGCACTGACCACTCTCAAGCCTGGTGCGATCGCAGCTCAACCTACATTAGCTGAGGTGGAAGGTTTTCTATCTAGTTAG